In Desulfobacterales bacterium, a single window of DNA contains:
- a CDS encoding AAA family ATPase — MRLKRLDLKAFGPFTDRTLEFNSREPGLHIIFGPNEAGKSSSLRALKALLYGFPERTADNFQHANDQLLVGGCLQGADGRELAFLRRKKRKADLLDLDGNPMDPGMVAAFLHGIEPALFESLYGIDHKILVEGGEDILAQKGEVGQALFAAGAGISSLKKIQDSLDAEADELFKARGSKQRINQAIKEYKALKKTVKEESLPSKKWKEHKKRLQDAEAAQAGLEQESRQKGGEVRRLERLHRAIPELAELENLKKQLQQLGDVVLLPPEFSNELRQVEQEIRETRLQTDKDKVRLKRLATGQEGISLNQPLLDHAETIEDLHQRLGEYRKGLKDRSRLDGMRISNRKDGGALIREIRPDLTLEDAESLRPVFSRKRTIQALSSRHGALIQQASQARKQKDEAEKELGQIAAALSGRPAIRKNDGLAKALKPARRVGDIDQRIEEISREINAGRKSCRAELKRLGLWSGELDQLPGLTLPLPETVRRFETLYSVIENERQQLKKDRKKAEAELKTARTDNREVAYGGEVPTERNLEESRNKRQQGWRLLRRQWIDGKDISKEAKEYAPGRAVYKAYEKNVAQADHIADRLRREAERVAKAASLRARIEGLEETIKEISRQERESADRAEELAAAWRAQWESIQVKPLSPKEMFAWLTDIDSLRVKLTEILNKEAELREKDRARQHYRKLLAEELKALGENQAFPGRELTPVLVLAESVLEDIALHRTELDKLYDRQAQVRTALARAQKEQEAAAAARADWQEKWDKALAGLGLRDQVLPEEALDLLDTINDCFDKLEKAREFQGRINGIDRDVDKFSGDVQTLVAQVAPDLKDLSPDQAVLQLHTMLGKARQDHELLKKTSEEIEGLAAEIENGEKTLQSLDGRMAGLLATARCDKVADLAGAVRKSGEYQRLREKIAAAESSLAKISDGISLEEIKRQADEVDVDELPGWILILKRQIDEELYPGITDILKLIGEENRELQLMDGSARAAEAAEKMERVGAGIRRLVDQYTRIKLAAMVLKDEIERYREEHQDPVLKIASRYFADLTLGSFAGLRTDVDDNGNPILVGVRPDKSRLTVGAMSSGTRDQLFLGLRLASLEWRLENSEPMPFIVDDILINFDDERSRATLRVLADLSEKNQVILFTHHGRIVETAREMKVNSVYVHEL; from the coding sequence ATGAGGCTCAAGCGCCTTGATCTGAAGGCCTTTGGCCCCTTCACCGACCGGACTCTTGAGTTTAATTCCAGGGAGCCGGGCCTCCATATCATCTTTGGCCCCAACGAGGCGGGAAAAAGCAGCTCGCTCCGAGCCCTTAAGGCATTGTTATACGGCTTCCCGGAGCGTACCGCTGATAATTTCCAGCATGCCAATGATCAGCTCCTGGTCGGTGGATGCCTCCAAGGGGCTGATGGCCGGGAACTCGCCTTTCTCCGCCGCAAGAAAAGAAAGGCCGATCTCCTGGACCTTGACGGCAACCCCATGGACCCCGGCATGGTTGCCGCCTTTCTCCATGGCATTGAGCCGGCCCTTTTTGAATCACTCTACGGAATCGACCACAAGATCCTGGTGGAGGGCGGCGAGGATATCCTGGCCCAGAAAGGTGAGGTGGGCCAGGCCCTGTTTGCCGCTGGCGCGGGCATCTCTTCCCTTAAGAAGATTCAGGACTCCCTTGATGCGGAGGCGGATGAACTGTTCAAGGCCCGGGGCAGCAAGCAGCGGATTAATCAGGCGATCAAGGAGTATAAGGCCCTGAAAAAAACCGTCAAAGAGGAGAGCCTTCCCTCTAAAAAATGGAAGGAACATAAAAAACGTTTGCAGGACGCGGAAGCCGCACAGGCCGGGCTTGAGCAGGAGAGCAGGCAGAAGGGTGGCGAGGTGCGGCGGCTTGAGCGGCTGCACCGGGCCATCCCTGAACTGGCGGAGCTTGAAAACCTGAAGAAACAGTTGCAGCAGTTAGGCGATGTGGTGCTGCTGCCGCCGGAGTTTTCCAACGAACTCCGGCAGGTGGAGCAGGAGATCCGTGAAACCAGGCTGCAGACCGATAAAGATAAAGTCCGGCTGAAAAGGCTGGCAACCGGACAGGAGGGCATCTCGCTGAACCAGCCGCTTCTTGACCATGCGGAAACGATCGAGGACCTGCACCAGCGGCTCGGCGAGTACCGCAAGGGGCTGAAGGACCGGAGCAGACTGGATGGCATGCGGATCAGCAACCGCAAGGATGGCGGCGCCCTGATCAGGGAGATCCGGCCTGATTTAACCCTGGAAGATGCCGAGTCCTTGCGGCCGGTGTTCAGCAGAAAGAGAACCATTCAGGCCTTGAGTTCCCGGCACGGGGCCCTGATCCAGCAGGCGTCCCAGGCGCGGAAGCAGAAAGATGAGGCGGAAAAGGAGCTTGGGCAAATTGCCGCGGCCCTGTCCGGCCGGCCGGCCATTAGAAAAAATGATGGCCTGGCCAAGGCATTGAAGCCGGCCCGGCGCGTGGGTGATATCGACCAACGGATCGAGGAGATTTCCCGCGAGATCAACGCTGGCAGAAAGAGCTGCCGGGCAGAGCTTAAGAGGCTGGGGCTGTGGTCCGGGGAACTGGATCAATTGCCGGGGTTGACTCTGCCCTTGCCGGAGACGGTGCGACGCTTTGAGACACTCTACAGCGTGATTGAAAATGAGCGACAGCAGCTGAAAAAGGACCGCAAAAAGGCTGAAGCGGAGCTGAAGACCGCCCGGACCGATAACCGGGAAGTGGCATATGGGGGCGAGGTTCCCACTGAGCGGAATCTGGAGGAATCCCGGAATAAGCGGCAGCAGGGCTGGCGCCTCCTGCGCCGACAGTGGATCGATGGCAAGGATATCTCAAAAGAGGCAAAGGAGTATGCGCCGGGCCGGGCCGTGTACAAGGCCTATGAAAAAAATGTTGCCCAGGCGGACCATATCGCTGACCGGCTGAGACGGGAAGCGGAGCGGGTGGCCAAGGCGGCATCGCTGCGGGCCCGGATTGAAGGCCTTGAGGAGACAATTAAGGAGATCAGCCGGCAGGAACGGGAATCAGCCGATCGCGCCGAAGAGCTGGCCGCCGCATGGCGGGCGCAATGGGAATCCATCCAGGTTAAGCCCCTTTCTCCCAAGGAAATGTTTGCCTGGCTGACTGATATCGACAGCCTGCGGGTTAAGCTGACCGAGATCCTTAACAAGGAAGCCGAGCTTAGAGAGAAGGACCGGGCGCGGCAACATTATCGCAAGCTTCTGGCAGAGGAGCTGAAGGCCCTGGGAGAAAATCAGGCGTTCCCCGGCCGGGAGCTTACCCCGGTGCTGGTCTTGGCTGAATCGGTTCTGGAGGATATCGCCCTTCACCGGACTGAACTGGACAAGCTTTACGACAGACAGGCCCAGGTCCGGACCGCATTGGCCAGGGCCCAGAAAGAGCAGGAAGCCGCGGCAGCGGCCCGGGCCGATTGGCAGGAAAAGTGGGACAAGGCCCTGGCCGGCCTGGGGCTTCGCGACCAGGTGTTGCCCGAGGAGGCCCTTGATCTCCTTGATACCATTAATGACTGTTTTGATAAGCTGGAAAAGGCGCGGGAGTTTCAGGGCCGCATCAATGGCATTGACCGTGATGTCGATAAATTCAGTGGTGATGTGCAGACCCTGGTGGCGCAGGTTGCCCCTGACTTGAAGGATCTTTCTCCGGATCAGGCCGTGTTGCAGCTGCACACCATGCTTGGCAAGGCCCGGCAGGACCATGAGCTGCTGAAAAAGACCAGTGAGGAAATAGAGGGGCTGGCCGCTGAAATAGAGAATGGCGAAAAGACCCTGCAAAGCCTGGATGGGCGGATGGCCGGGTTACTCGCCACAGCCAGGTGCGACAAGGTTGCGGACCTGGCCGGGGCCGTCAGGAAATCCGGCGAGTATCAGCGCCTGCGGGAAAAGATTGCCGCGGCAGAGTCATCCCTGGCAAAGATCAGTGACGGCATATCACTTGAGGAAATCAAACGCCAGGCCGATGAAGTGGATGTGGATGAGCTGCCGGGGTGGATCCTAATCCTTAAACGGCAGATCGATGAAGAACTCTATCCCGGGATTACGGATATTTTAAAACTGATCGGTGAAGAAAACCGGGAACTGCAGCTCATGGACGGCAGCGCCCGGGCCGCGGAGGCAGCCGAGAAAATGGAGCGGGTCGGGGCCGGGATACGCCGGCTGGTTGACCAATATACCCGGATCAAGCTGGCTGCCATGGTGCTGAAGGATGAGATTGAACGATACCGGGAGGAACACCAGGACCCGGTGTTGAAGATCGCCTCCAGGTATTTTGCCGACTTGACCCTGGGCTCCTTTGCCGGCCTGCGCACGGATGTGGATGATAATGGCAATCCCATCCTGGTCGGGGTCAGGCCGGACAAATCCCGCCTGACCGTCGGGGCAATGAGTTCCGGCACCCGTGACCAGCTCTTCCTTGGCCTGCGCCTGGCCTCCCTGGAGTGGCGCCTTGAAAACAGCGAACCCATGCCCTTTATTGTTGACGATATTTTAATTAACTTTGATGATGAGCGGTCCAGGGCAACGCTGCGGGTCCTGGCTGATTTATCAGAAAAGAACCAGGTGATTCTCTTTACCCACCATGGCCGGATTGTGGAAACAGCCAGGGAGATGAAAGTCAATTCCGTATATGTACATGAGCTTTAA
- a CDS encoding DUF4194 domain-containing protein — translation MNTEHQPELGPVLIRLLKGVLYQERYPSQWQDLVRLQGPVRDYFKLIGLTLVIDEAEQYAFLRQDSEAGEAGDESLPRLVQRRPLGYPVSLLLVLLRKKLIELDAGGGETRLILSRAQIVDMLRVFLPESSNEAKIIDQIDRYINKLADYGFLRRLKGSSGQFEVHRIIKALVDSDWLSDFAARLTEYQEHASR, via the coding sequence ATGAATACTGAGCATCAACCAGAGCTGGGGCCGGTGCTGATCCGGCTGCTCAAGGGGGTTCTTTACCAGGAGCGGTATCCCAGCCAGTGGCAGGACCTTGTGCGGTTGCAGGGCCCGGTGCGCGATTATTTCAAGCTCATCGGCCTCACCCTGGTCATTGACGAGGCGGAACAGTATGCCTTTCTGCGCCAGGACAGCGAAGCCGGGGAAGCAGGGGATGAATCCCTGCCCCGCCTGGTCCAGCGCCGGCCGCTCGGTTATCCGGTCAGCCTGCTGCTGGTCCTGCTGCGCAAAAAACTGATCGAACTCGATGCCGGGGGCGGTGAAACCAGGCTGATCCTGAGCCGGGCCCAGATCGTGGACATGCTGCGGGTCTTTTTGCCTGAAAGCAGTAACGAGGCAAAGATCATCGACCAGATCGACCGTTATATCAACAAGCTGGCAGACTACGGCTTCCTGCGCCGGCTCAAGGGAAGCAGCGGCCAGTTCGAGGTGCACCGGATCATCAAGGCCCTGGTGGACAGCGACTGGCTCAGTGATTTTGCCGCCCGGCTTACGGAGTACCAGGAACATGCGTCCCGCTGA
- a CDS encoding DUF2220 family protein, which produces MISPADIRKKGLRQWPALLRSHLTGEPLLPIVIPVKRITGRSLSDNFTAVRCWLETLRAGEKQPDSPGYRIEYQQIKHRRLGEQSIPVRIIIETRTDFLALTGRERQFSTFRKTVARILAELPELRDLLIRRPDIVLQYKDAWPRLLGVAAWFKKNPRPGCYVRELDIAGVDSKFVEGHRPILAAILDLVLPAAAIDRGVKGLGQHGFERRFGLAWDQPLIRFRLLDPSRTISGLTDLSVPLADFTTLVPPCSRVFITENKTSGLSFPPLAEAMVIFGLGYGIQSLQQVEWLRGKTICYWGDIDTHGFAILSQLRGYFPQVRSLLMDRQTLMAHRSLWGREEEAKRCLLTLEHLGDQEQKLYHDLRDNRIGQAVRLEQERIGFSTVQAALRRVMSMSDRP; this is translated from the coding sequence ATGATCAGCCCCGCGGATATCCGAAAAAAGGGGCTGCGCCAATGGCCTGCCTTACTGCGCAGCCATCTCACCGGTGAGCCCCTCCTGCCGATTGTCATCCCGGTCAAACGCATAACCGGCCGCAGCCTGAGTGACAATTTCACCGCGGTGCGGTGCTGGCTGGAGACCCTGCGCGCCGGGGAAAAACAGCCGGATTCGCCCGGCTACCGCATCGAGTATCAGCAGATCAAGCACCGGCGGCTGGGAGAGCAGAGCATTCCGGTCCGGATCATCATCGAGACCCGGACGGATTTTCTGGCCCTGACCGGCCGGGAACGGCAATTTTCCACCTTCCGCAAAACCGTTGCCCGCATCCTGGCCGAGCTGCCGGAACTGCGGGACCTCCTGATCCGCAGACCGGATATCGTCCTGCAATACAAAGATGCCTGGCCGCGGCTGCTCGGTGTTGCCGCCTGGTTTAAAAAAAATCCCCGGCCCGGCTGTTATGTGCGCGAGCTGGATATCGCCGGGGTCGATTCAAAATTCGTGGAAGGGCATCGCCCCATCCTGGCCGCCATCCTTGACCTGGTCCTGCCCGCGGCGGCCATTGACCGGGGAGTAAAGGGCCTTGGTCAACACGGCTTTGAGCGCCGCTTCGGCCTGGCCTGGGACCAGCCGCTCATCCGTTTCCGGCTGCTTGACCCGTCCCGGACCATCTCCGGCCTTACCGACCTGTCCGTTCCCCTGGCCGACTTTACCACCCTTGTGCCGCCCTGCTCCCGCGTCTTTATCACGGAAAACAAGACCAGCGGCCTCAGTTTTCCACCCCTGGCCGAGGCCATGGTCATCTTCGGGCTGGGCTACGGTATCCAGTCGTTGCAACAGGTGGAGTGGCTCCGGGGAAAAACCATCTGCTACTGGGGCGATATCGACACCCACGGCTTTGCCATCCTCTCGCAACTGCGCGGTTATTTCCCCCAGGTCCGCTCTCTCCTCATGGACCGGCAGACCCTGATGGCACACCGGTCTCTCTGGGGCCGGGAGGAGGAGGCCAAGCGTTGTCTGCTCACCCTTGAACATCTTGGTGACCAGGAGCAGAAGCTCTATCATGACCTGCGGGACAACCGGATCGGCCAGGCAGTGCGGCTGGAGCAGGAACGGATCGGTTTCTCCACCGTCCAGGCGGCCCTGCGCCGGGTCATGTCCATGTCAGACCGGCCATGA
- a CDS encoding DUF3375 domain-containing protein, whose protein sequence is MDFDYLEHLKASHPTLRLLTADNGPLIISFLFKIFVEPNRRSVPQQELETLLGDYLYQLHDILGKERFPRSAREYLEAWAAGESGFLRKYYPDIRDEPEYDLTPATARAVEWLQSLEERRFVGTESRLLAIFELLKDIVDRTEQDPETRIRELEKRRAAIDSEIELVREQGVAPYDPTQVKERFFQAEDTARRLLADFRQVEYNFRALDRQTRERIATSSKVKGALLDEIFHDRDVIRDSDQGKSFKAFWELLMSPDRQQELQTLLDKLYAIEEIEELQPDPLLARIRYLLLDAGEKAYKTANLLVEQLRKFLDDRAYLENKRIMEIIRRIEKQAMGVQDSPPPERNFTTLDELSPRLELVMCRSLFTIPKNPVIEEQALAQGSEDIAVEPLYEQVYVDEKELAANIRAALQDRDQISLAGLVRDFPVRKGVAEVVAYLDLAEKDDRAIVDSDRTEAIVIATETGETKQLQVPRIIFVR, encoded by the coding sequence ATGGATTTTGATTACCTGGAACACCTCAAGGCCTCGCACCCCACCCTGCGCCTGCTTACAGCGGACAATGGGCCCCTGATTATCAGTTTCCTGTTCAAGATCTTTGTTGAACCGAACCGTAGGTCCGTGCCGCAGCAGGAGCTGGAAACCCTGCTTGGCGACTATCTCTATCAGCTCCATGACATCCTGGGCAAAGAACGGTTTCCGCGCAGTGCCCGGGAATATCTGGAGGCATGGGCTGCGGGTGAAAGCGGCTTTTTACGCAAATATTATCCCGATATCCGTGATGAACCGGAATATGACCTGACCCCGGCCACGGCCCGGGCCGTCGAGTGGCTGCAGAGTCTTGAGGAGCGGCGGTTCGTGGGCACCGAATCCCGCCTGCTCGCCATCTTTGAACTGTTAAAAGACATCGTCGACCGCACTGAGCAGGATCCCGAGACAAGGATCAGGGAACTCGAAAAGCGGAGAGCCGCTATTGACAGCGAGATCGAATTGGTCCGGGAACAGGGGGTTGCGCCCTATGATCCCACCCAGGTCAAGGAACGTTTTTTCCAGGCCGAGGATACCGCCCGCCGCCTGCTCGCCGATTTCCGCCAGGTTGAATACAACTTCCGCGCCCTTGACCGGCAGACCCGGGAGCGGATCGCCACCAGCTCCAAGGTCAAGGGGGCGCTGCTCGACGAGATATTCCACGACCGGGACGTGATCCGCGATTCAGACCAGGGCAAAAGCTTCAAGGCCTTCTGGGAGCTGCTCATGTCTCCGGACCGGCAGCAGGAACTGCAGACCCTGCTGGACAAACTCTATGCCATCGAGGAAATCGAGGAACTGCAACCCGACCCGTTGCTGGCCCGTATCCGTTACCTGCTGCTTGATGCCGGGGAAAAGGCCTATAAGACCGCCAACCTGCTGGTGGAGCAGTTGCGTAAATTCCTGGACGACCGGGCCTATCTGGAAAACAAACGGATCATGGAGATCATCCGCCGGATCGAAAAACAGGCCATGGGTGTGCAGGATTCGCCGCCGCCGGAGCGGAACTTCACCACCCTGGATGAATTATCCCCCCGGCTGGAGCTGGTCATGTGCCGCAGCCTGTTTACGATTCCGAAGAATCCGGTTATCGAGGAACAAGCGCTGGCGCAGGGCAGTGAAGATATTGCAGTGGAACCCCTGTACGAGCAGGTATATGTGGATGAAAAAGAGCTGGCCGCCAATATCCGGGCCGCGTTGCAGGACCGGGACCAGATCAGCCTTGCCGGCCTGGTGCGGGATTTCCCGGTACGAAAGGGCGTGGCCGAGGTGGTCGCCTACCTGGACCTTGCGGAAAAAGACGACCGGGCCATTGTTGACAGCGACCGGACAGAGGCAATCGTCATTGCCACTGAAACAGGAGAAACAAAACAGCTCCAGGTGCCGCGGATCATCTTTGTTCGGTAA
- a CDS encoding ATP-dependent exonuclease SbcCD, C subunit-like protein → MRPAEQRRSLFDLALADVEAGFRLERFELYNWGTFDHAVWHLAPQGHNSLLTGDIGSGKSTIVDGLLTLLVPHNRIVYNKAAGAESRERTLYSYVRGEYKSEKDNLTGTAKAVALRDGNQYTVLLARFTNQGYKQSVTLAQVFWLKDRRRNPERFFVVATRPLSIAEDFSNFGSNILDLRKKLRQEQQLEVLTHFKEYSARFRRLFGIESEQALNLFYQTVSMKSVGNLTDFVRRHMLELPEVEERIGEIRRNFDNLNQAHQAVLHARARIEELKPLVKDWQRHRKVADRVDELEQCREGLEPWFGAHKAALLREGINQLDQEIEKRGQQIETTEEALHHLRNQESDLKTAIDESGGRRLADLAREIEQLSRERTRKSGQEQRYQQLVQGLDLAKPANEEQFLDNRRQGEQLLARSSRELEELTKRLIDAEISIRDCQAQSAQLTSEIGSLKKRQSNIPGKHIRIRREMAAVLAVAEEELPFAGELLQVDEREKEWQGAIERVCHSFGLSLLVSEALYQQVSHYVDRTRLQGRLVYFRAREEKQPVAVSDDPRELWRKLRIKTENHHYPWLEREIRRRFNLVCCDSLDEFRRLPGAVTRQGQIKSRNRRHEKDDRYPVNDRSRYVLGWSNREKIRALEQEADKLQARGAALKEQRNRLDKQRQQLDISRDCCRDLLRTEHFSEINWQPLARQIQALEDERREIEASSDLLRSLQERLKQVGGEIQLLEQRRETLRDKRSRAAQKKEDRQAALDQVRRYADFPTEQRTAGLVAMLDGFRDQVLPGKAFTLINLDSCQRRIRGHIQEQINSQRKKTVRLAESIIRRMNRFKTNWPAESKEVDAALEAGPEYRRMLQSLVREDLPRHEARFKEMLNEGTINSIALFQNQMEKERQEIRDRIDTINISLKEAQYNPGTYIELVADPTTDPEIRDFQQQVRQCLAHSLAGDELYDESRFLLVKKLIDRFNGRQGTAELDRRWTVKVTDVRNWFTFSACERWQEDGREKEYYSDSSGKSGGQKEKLAYTILASALAYQFGLEWGATRSRSFRFVVIDEAFGRGSDESTRYGLELFKRLNLQLLIVTPLQKIHIIEDYIHAVHFIHNEEGRNSMVRNLTIEEYREEKKRRSRTAVP, encoded by the coding sequence ATGCGTCCCGCTGAACAACGACGGTCCCTGTTCGACCTTGCCCTGGCAGACGTTGAGGCGGGCTTCCGCCTGGAGCGTTTCGAGCTGTACAACTGGGGCACCTTTGACCATGCTGTCTGGCACCTGGCCCCGCAAGGCCACAACAGCCTGCTCACCGGTGACATCGGCTCGGGCAAATCCACCATTGTCGACGGCCTGCTGACCCTGCTGGTCCCCCACAACCGGATCGTCTACAACAAGGCCGCTGGCGCTGAAAGCCGGGAGCGCACCCTGTACTCCTATGTGCGCGGCGAATATAAATCCGAAAAGGACAACCTGACCGGGACCGCAAAGGCCGTGGCCCTGCGCGATGGAAACCAGTACACGGTGCTCCTGGCCCGTTTTACCAACCAGGGCTACAAGCAGAGCGTTACCCTGGCCCAGGTCTTCTGGCTCAAGGACCGGCGGCGCAACCCGGAACGATTTTTCGTGGTTGCCACCAGACCCCTTTCCATTGCCGAGGATTTCTCCAACTTTGGTTCCAATATCCTGGACCTGCGCAAAAAACTGCGCCAGGAGCAACAGCTGGAGGTGTTGACCCACTTCAAGGAGTACAGCGCCCGGTTCCGGCGCTTGTTCGGTATTGAGTCGGAACAGGCCCTTAATCTCTTTTACCAGACCGTATCCATGAAGTCGGTGGGCAACCTCACCGACTTTGTCCGCCGCCACATGCTGGAGCTGCCCGAGGTGGAAGAACGGATAGGCGAGATTCGCCGCAACTTCGACAACCTCAACCAGGCCCACCAGGCGGTTCTCCATGCCCGGGCCCGCATCGAGGAACTGAAACCGCTGGTCAAGGACTGGCAGCGCCACCGGAAGGTGGCGGACCGGGTTGACGAACTCGAACAATGCCGGGAGGGGCTGGAACCCTGGTTCGGGGCCCACAAGGCGGCCCTGCTGCGGGAGGGCATCAATCAGCTGGACCAGGAGATCGAGAAGCGCGGCCAGCAGATCGAGACCACCGAAGAGGCCCTGCATCATCTGCGCAACCAGGAAAGTGATCTGAAAACCGCCATTGACGAGAGTGGCGGCCGCCGGTTGGCCGACCTTGCCCGGGAGATCGAGCAACTGTCCCGGGAACGGACCAGGAAAAGCGGGCAGGAGCAACGTTACCAGCAGCTTGTCCAGGGTCTGGACCTGGCAAAACCAGCCAACGAGGAACAGTTCCTTGACAACCGGCGCCAGGGCGAGCAACTCCTTGCCCGGAGCAGCCGCGAACTGGAGGAGCTGACAAAACGGTTGATCGACGCAGAGATATCCATCCGGGACTGCCAGGCGCAATCCGCGCAACTGACCAGTGAAATTGGATCCCTGAAAAAACGGCAAAGCAATATCCCGGGCAAACATATCCGTATCCGCCGGGAGATGGCGGCGGTGTTGGCCGTGGCAGAGGAGGAGCTGCCCTTTGCCGGAGAACTGCTGCAGGTGGATGAACGGGAAAAGGAGTGGCAGGGCGCCATTGAACGGGTCTGCCACTCCTTCGGCCTGAGCCTGCTGGTCAGCGAGGCCCTGTACCAACAGGTAAGCCATTACGTGGACCGTACCCGGCTGCAGGGGCGGCTGGTCTATTTCCGGGCCAGGGAGGAAAAACAACCGGTTGCGGTCAGCGATGATCCCCGCGAGCTGTGGCGTAAACTGCGCATCAAAACCGAAAACCACCATTACCCCTGGCTGGAGCGGGAGATCCGCCGCCGCTTCAACCTTGTCTGCTGCGACTCCCTGGACGAGTTCCGCCGTCTGCCCGGGGCGGTCACCCGCCAGGGCCAGATCAAATCCAGGAACAGACGCCACGAAAAAGACGACCGCTACCCTGTTAACGACCGGTCCAGGTACGTGCTTGGCTGGTCCAACCGGGAAAAGATCAGGGCCCTGGAACAGGAGGCGGACAAACTCCAGGCCCGGGGCGCCGCGCTGAAGGAACAGCGCAACCGCCTGGATAAGCAGCGGCAACAACTGGATATCAGCCGCGATTGCTGCCGTGATCTGCTGCGAACCGAGCATTTTTCCGAAATCAACTGGCAGCCCCTGGCCCGGCAGATCCAGGCCCTGGAGGATGAACGGCGCGAAATCGAGGCCAGCTCGGATTTGCTCCGCTCCCTGCAAGAGCGGCTCAAGCAGGTTGGCGGAGAGATCCAGCTCCTTGAACAACGGCGCGAGACCCTGCGCGACAAGCGCAGCCGGGCAGCCCAGAAAAAAGAGGACCGCCAGGCTGCTCTTGACCAGGTCCGCCGGTATGCGGATTTCCCGACCGAGCAACGGACAGCCGGCCTGGTTGCCATGCTTGACGGTTTCCGCGACCAGGTCCTGCCCGGAAAAGCGTTCACTCTCATCAACCTGGACAGTTGCCAGCGGCGGATACGCGGCCATATCCAGGAGCAGATCAACAGCCAACGTAAGAAAACGGTCCGGCTGGCGGAATCGATCATCCGCCGGATGAACCGCTTCAAGACCAACTGGCCGGCCGAGAGCAAGGAGGTTGATGCGGCCCTCGAGGCCGGGCCCGAATACCGGCGTATGCTGCAATCACTGGTCAGGGAAGACCTGCCCCGGCACGAGGCCCGTTTCAAGGAGATGCTCAACGAGGGGACCATCAACTCCATTGCCCTGTTTCAGAACCAGATGGAAAAGGAACGGCAGGAGATCAGGGACCGGATCGACACCATCAATATCTCCCTCAAGGAGGCGCAGTACAATCCCGGCACCTACATCGAGCTGGTGGCTGATCCCACCACTGACCCGGAGATCCGTGATTTCCAGCAGCAAGTGCGGCAGTGCCTGGCCCACAGCCTGGCCGGAGACGAACTCTACGACGAATCCCGTTTTCTGCTGGTAAAAAAACTGATCGACCGGTTCAACGGCAGGCAGGGCACGGCGGAGCTGGACCGGCGCTGGACGGTCAAGGTAACCGACGTGCGCAACTGGTTCACCTTTTCCGCCTGCGAGCGCTGGCAGGAAGACGGCCGGGAAAAGGAATACTATTCCGACTCTTCGGGCAAATCCGGGGGCCAGAAAGAAAAACTGGCCTACACCATCCTGGCCTCGGCCCTGGCCTACCAGTTCGGGCTCGAATGGGGCGCCACCCGCTCCAGGTCATTTCGTTTCGTGGTCATTGACGAGGCATTCGGCCGCGGCTCGGACGAATCCACCCGCTACGGCCTGGAGTTGTTCAAACGACTCAACCTGCAGCTGCTTATCGTCACCCCCCTGCAGAAAATCCATATTATCGAAGATTACATCCATGCAGTGCATTTCATCCACAACGAAGAGGGCCGCAACTCCATGGTCCGCAACCTCACCATCGAGGAGTACCGGGAGGAGAAAAAGCGGCGTTCCCGGACTGCAGTTCCATGA